In Sphaeramia orbicularis chromosome 14, fSphaOr1.1, whole genome shotgun sequence, the following are encoded in one genomic region:
- the nhp2 gene encoding H/ACA ribonucleoprotein complex subunit 2-like protein produces MTKVKKEKVSADGEEAAAAGGSERSYQDLIAYLNPIAQPLASKKLSKKLYKCVKKAAKVKNIRRGVKEVQKFINKGEKGIVVLAGDTLPIEVYCHLPVLCEDRNLPYAYIPSKMDLGTSAGTKRPTCVILIKPHEDYQEAYNECLEEVSCLPKPL; encoded by the exons ATGACGAAAGTGAAGAAGGAGAAAGTTTCAGCAGACGGAGAAGAAGCCGCAGCCGCCGGAGGGTCGGAGCGGTCATACCAGGACCTGATCGCATACCTCAACCCCATCGCGCAGCCCCTGGCCTCCAAAAAACTCAGCAAAAAGCTCTACAAATGCGTCAAAAAGG ctgcCAAAGTGAAAAACATTCGCAGAGGAGTCAAAGAAGTGCAGAAGTTCATCAACAAAGGAGAGAAGGG GATTGTGGTTTTGGCCGGGGACACACTGCCCATCGAAGTCTACTGCCATCTGCCAGTCCTGTGTGAGGACAGAAACCTGCCCTACGCTTACATCCCCTCTAAAATG gATTTGGGCACGTCTGCTGGCACCAAAAGGCCGACCTGTGTGATCCTCATCAAACCCCATGAGGACTACCAGGAGGCCTACAATGAGTGTCTGGAGGAGGTGTCCTGTCTGCCCAAACCACTGTGA
- the LOC115433080 gene encoding cornifelin homolog B-like yields the protein MNMSISGPPRSLVVSSYAGEWASGICDCCTDMKDCCFAFWCCPCFACWTTKRFGQCLCLPLLDIFGCIPPVTMSMRASMRHRYGISGNLCRDCVCSTFCLPCVWCQMSREMKNRTLPIVLGDIVHR from the exons ATGAACATGTCGATATCGGGTCCTCCTCGGAGTCTGGTGGTCTCCTCTTATGCAGGGGAGTGGGCCTCAGGGATCTGTGACTGCTGCACGGACATGAAGGACT GTTGTTTTGCGTTCTGGTGCTGTCCCTGCTTTGCCTGTTGGACCACTAAACGGTTCGGTCAGTGTCTCTGTCTCCCGTTGTTGGACATCTTTGGTTGCATCCCTCCTGTCACCATGTCCATGAGGGCATCCATGAGGCACCGCTACGGCATCAGC GGCAATTTATGTAGAGACTGTGTTTGCTCCACCTTCTGCCTTCCTTGTGTTTGGTGTCAAATGTCCAGAGAGATGAAGAACAGGACACTTCCCATTGTCCTCGGGGACATCGTCCACCGCTGA